In Sphaeramia orbicularis chromosome 14, fSphaOr1.1, whole genome shotgun sequence, the following are encoded in one genomic region:
- the cxxc5a gene encoding CXXC-type zinc finger protein 5 isoform X2 codes for MSSGLSEGGRTEDLERSSCRQDSPIVERRNRSGIISEPLSKSLKNSRTLSQYTAVSSATTNGHKDNSETKAKPQPPPQPQPTVSALTAAKLDRTLEQVLEGQNGLLHFAQAAALLKRAGMEHMLLPGGMGVGVGGGDASSGASDLEGTSVTDAVGGPVDFPYGVGGGFPFNPGLFIMTPAGVFLADSALHMAGLAEYPAQSELASAINSGKKKRKRCGMCPPCRRRINCEQCSSCRNRKTGHQICKFRKCEELKKKPSAALEVMLPTGAAFRWFQ; via the coding sequence ATGTCTAGCGGGCTGTCGGAGGGGGGCCGGACAGAGGACCTGGAGCGGAGTAGCTGCAGACAGGACTCTCCCATCGTAGAGCGCAGGAACCGCAGTGGCATCATCAGCGAGCCCCTCAGTAAGAGCCTTAAGAACTCCCGCACCCTCTCCCAGTACACAGCCGTCTCCTCTGCTACCACCAATGGACACAAGGACAATAGTGAGACTAAGGCCAAACCCCAGCCACCCCCTCAACCCCAGCCCACTGTCTCTGCACTGACAGCAGCCAAGTTGGACCGGACCCTAGAGCAGGTTCTGGAGGGACAGAACGGCCTGCTGCACTTTGCCCAGGCAGCAGCACTCTTAAAGCGGGCCGGTATGGAGCACATGCTCCTGCCTGGGGGCATGGGAGTGGGAGTTGGCGGTGGTGATGCAAGCTCGGGGGCTAGCGACTTGGAGGGTACGTCTGTCACGGACGCCGTAGGTGGTCCTGTTGACTTCCCATATGGAGTAGGGGGTGGCTTCCCCTTCAACCCGGGGCTTTTCATAATGACGCCGGCTGGAGTGTTTCTGGCGGACAGCGCACTACACATGGCTGGCCTGGCTGAGTACCCGGCACAGAGCGAGTTGGCCTCTGCTATCAACTCCGGTAAAAAGAAGCGAAAACGTTGCGGCATGTGCCCACCTTGCCGACGGCGGATTAACTGCGAGCAGTGCAGCAGCTGCCGGAATCGCAAAACAGGCCACCAGATCTGCAAGTTTCGCAAATGTGAGGAACTGAAGAAGAAGCCCTCTGCTGCTCTGGAG
- the cxxc5a gene encoding CXXC-type zinc finger protein 5 isoform X1 — MSSGLSEGGRTEDLERSSCRQDSPIVERRNRSGIISEPLSKSLKNSRTLSQYTAVSSATTNGHKDNSETKAKPQPPPQPQPTVSALTAAKLDRTLEQVLEGQNGLLHFAQAAALLKRAGMEHMLLPGGMGVGVGGGDASSGASDLEGTSVTDAVGGPVDFPYGVGGGFPFNPGLFIMTPAGVFLADSALHMAGLAEYPAQSELASAINSGKKKRKRCGMCPPCRRRINCEQCSSCRNRKTGHQICKFRKCEELKKKPSAALEKVMLPTGAAFRWFQ, encoded by the coding sequence ATGTCTAGCGGGCTGTCGGAGGGGGGCCGGACAGAGGACCTGGAGCGGAGTAGCTGCAGACAGGACTCTCCCATCGTAGAGCGCAGGAACCGCAGTGGCATCATCAGCGAGCCCCTCAGTAAGAGCCTTAAGAACTCCCGCACCCTCTCCCAGTACACAGCCGTCTCCTCTGCTACCACCAATGGACACAAGGACAATAGTGAGACTAAGGCCAAACCCCAGCCACCCCCTCAACCCCAGCCCACTGTCTCTGCACTGACAGCAGCCAAGTTGGACCGGACCCTAGAGCAGGTTCTGGAGGGACAGAACGGCCTGCTGCACTTTGCCCAGGCAGCAGCACTCTTAAAGCGGGCCGGTATGGAGCACATGCTCCTGCCTGGGGGCATGGGAGTGGGAGTTGGCGGTGGTGATGCAAGCTCGGGGGCTAGCGACTTGGAGGGTACGTCTGTCACGGACGCCGTAGGTGGTCCTGTTGACTTCCCATATGGAGTAGGGGGTGGCTTCCCCTTCAACCCGGGGCTTTTCATAATGACGCCGGCTGGAGTGTTTCTGGCGGACAGCGCACTACACATGGCTGGCCTGGCTGAGTACCCGGCACAGAGCGAGTTGGCCTCTGCTATCAACTCCGGTAAAAAGAAGCGAAAACGTTGCGGCATGTGCCCACCTTGCCGACGGCGGATTAACTGCGAGCAGTGCAGCAGCTGCCGGAATCGCAAAACAGGCCACCAGATCTGCAAGTTTCGCAAATGTGAGGAACTGAAGAAGAAGCCCTCTGCTGCTCTGGAG